In a single window of the Lepidochelys kempii isolate rLepKem1 chromosome 21, rLepKem1.hap2, whole genome shotgun sequence genome:
- the LOC140901309 gene encoding potassium voltage-gated channel subfamily A member 3-like has translation MDEHRSLLRSPAASSSSSHHNPGYTEPPPPPEAPQPGPEQEEAEEGMTVVVGGGDPLLEEPQHPHPLLAGERYDHPPAHVPPPPGRPPAGGGEHECCERVVINISGLRFETQLKTLAQFPQTLLGDPRKRMRYFDPLRNEYFFDRNRPSFDAILYYYQSGGRIRRPVNVPIDIFSEEIRFYQLGEEAMEKFREDEGFIREEQRPLPDKEFQRQVWLLFEYPESSGPARGIAIVSVLVILISIVIFCLETLPEFRDDRDYEGTGGTFGTSSGPLAMDVFTNSSSSAVSMVSSFTDPFFVVETLCIIWFSFELLVRFFACPSKATFSKNIMNIIDIVAIIPYFITLGTELAERQGNGQQAMSLAILRVIRLVRVFRIFKLSRHSKGLQILGQTLKASMRELGLLIFFLFIGVILFSSAVYFAEADDPTSGFSSIPDAFWWAVVTMTTVGYGDMHPITIGGKIVGSLCAIAGVLTIALPVPVIVSNFNYFYHRETEGEEQAQYLHVGSCQHLSSTEELRKGRSNSTLSKSEYMVIEEGGINNTAFKQAAFKTGNYTATNNPNCVNIKKIFTDV, from the coding sequence ATGGACGAGCACCGGAGCCTGCTGCGCTCGCCGgccgcctcctcctccagcagccaCCACAACCCGGGCTACACCgagccgccgcccccccccgaagccccccagcccggccccgaGCAGGAGGAAGCCGAGGAAGGCATGACcgtggtggtgggtgggggggaccccctcctggaggagccccagcacccccacccGCTGCTGGCGGGGGAACGCTACGACCACCCCCCGGCCCACGTCCCGCCGCCCCCCGGCCGCCCcccggcggggggcggggagcacgAGTGCTGCGAGCGGGTGGTGATCAACATCTCGGGCCTGCGCTTCGAGACCCAGCTCAAGACCCTGGCCCAGTTCCCCCAGACCCTGCTGGGCGACCCCCGCAAGCGGATGCGCTACTTCGACCCCCTGCGCAACGAGTACTTCTTCGACCGCAACCGGCCCAGCTTCGACGCCATCCTCTACTACTACCAGTCCGGGGGCCGCATCCGGCGCCCGGTCAACGTGCCCATCGACATCTTCTCCGAGGAGATCCGCTTCTATCAGCTGGGCgaggaggccatggagaagtTCCGGGAGGACGAGGGCTTCATCCGCGAGGAGCAGAGGCCCCTGCCTGATAAGGAGTTCCAGCGCCAGGTTTGGCTCCTCTTTGAATACCCGGAGAGCTCCGGGCCGGCCAGAGGCATTGCCATTGTCTCAGTCCTCGTCATCCTCATCTCTATCGTCATCTTCTGCCTGGAGACCCTGCCTGAGTTCAGGGACGACCGTGACTATGAGGGGACAGGGGGGACCTTCGGCACGAGCAGCGGCCCCTTGGCGATGGACGTCTTcaccaactcctcctcctcagctGTCTCGATGGTGTCATCCTTCACCGACCCCTTCTTCGTGGTGGAGACACTGTGCATCATCTGGTTCTCTTTTGAGTTGCTTGTCCGCTTCTTTGCCTGCCCCAGCAAAGCCACCTTCTCCAAGAACATCATGAACATCATCGATATTGTGGCCATCATCCCCTACTTTATCACCTTGGGCACGGAACTGGCTGAGAGGCAGGGGAATGGCCAGCAAGCCATGTCCCTGGCCATCCTTAGGGTCATTCGGCTTGTCCGGGTCTTTCGTATCTTCAAGCTCTCACGACACTCCAAAGGGCTGCAGATCCTGGGGCAGACCCTCAAGGCCAGCATGAGGGAACTCGGCCTCTTGATATTTTTCCTCTTCATCGGCGTCATCCTCTTCTCCAGCGCCGTATACTTCGCAGAGGCGGATGACCCCACCTCAGGCTTCAGCAGCATCCCCGATGCCTTCTGGTGGGCGGTGGTGACCATGACCACAGTGGGCTATGGGGACATGCACCCAATTACCATTGGGGGCAAAATTGTGGGGTCCCTCTGTGCCATTGCCGGGGTGTTGACCATTGCCCTTCCTGTGCCTGTGATAGTCTCCAACTTCAACTATTTCTACCACCGGGAGACCGAAGGCGAGGAGCAAGCCCAATATCTGCACGTAGGGAGCTGCCAGCACCTCTCCTCTACGGAGGAGTTGAGGAAGGGGCGTAGCAATTCCACCCTGAGCAAGTCGGAGTACATGGTGATAGAGGAGGGGGGAATCAACAACACTGCATTCAAACAGGCTGCCTTTAAGACGGGCAACTACACAGCTACAAACAATCCCAATTGTGTGAACATCAAAAAGATCTTCActgatgtttaa